A portion of the Meriones unguiculatus strain TT.TT164.6M chromosome 14, Bangor_MerUng_6.1, whole genome shotgun sequence genome contains these proteins:
- the Qprt gene encoding nicotinate-nucleotide pyrophosphorylase [carboxylating] isoform X1: MLRAILRRPGAEGWSLAELCVDMAWPGPPSSLFLTWKGFLPEHSGSLRGLLQFWYSLTTTDSGPMGGDLGPLSSALSFLGSEVTAGLQLLLPPTTLAALVNNWLQEDCPGLNFASLVTGSGPSQAALWAKSPGVLAGRPFFDAIFTQLDCRVTWLLPEGSKLVPVVKVAEVRGPAHHLLLGERVALNALARCSGVASAAAAAVEVAKGTGWTGHVAGTRKTTPGFRLVEKYGLLVGGAACHRYDLGGLVMVKDNHVVAAGGVEQAVLRARQAAGFSLKVEVECSSLKEALQAAEAGADVVMLDNFKPEELHPTAAALKAKFPRVVVEASGGVTLGNLPQFCGSHVDVISLGMLTQAAPALDFSLKLFAEGDTPVPHARRP, translated from the exons ATGCTCCGGGCCATTCTCAGAAGGCCAGGTGCAGAGGGCTGGAGTCTTGCAGAACTCTGTGTTGATATGGCGTGGCCTGGCCCACCATCTTCTCTCTTTCTGACCTGGAAGGGGTTCTTGCCAGAACACTCTGGTTCCCTAAGGGGACTGCTCCAGTTCTGGTACAGCCTCACCACCACAGACAGCGGCCCCATGGGAGGAGATTTGGGTCCTTTGTCTTCAGCCCTGTCCTTCCTGGGATCCGAGGTGACTGCAG gcctccagctcctgctgccCCCTACAACCCTGGCAGCCCTGGTCAACAACTGGCTACAGGAAGACTGCCCTGGCCTCAATTTTGCATCCTTGGTCACGGGGTCTGGCCCCTCGCAGGCTGCGCTGTGGGCCAAATCTCCCGGGGTTCTGGCAGGGCGACCTTTCTTTGACGCCATCTTCACTCAACTCGACTGCCGGGTGACCTGGCTCCTCCCGGAAGGGTCAAAGCTGGTGCCCGTGGTCAAGGTGGCCGAGGTCAGGGGACCCGCCCACCACCTGCTGCTGGGGGAGCGGGTGGCCCTGAACGCCCTGGCCCGCTGCAGTGGGGTTGCCAGCGCGGCGGCAGCGGCCGTGGAGGTGGCCAAGGGTACGGGCTGGACCGGACACGTGGCGGGCACGAGGAAGACCACGCCGGGCTTCCGGCTGGTGGAGAAGTACGGGCTCCTGGTGGGCGGGGCCGCGTGCCACCGCTACGACCTGGGAGGGCTGGTGATGGTGAAGGACAACCACGTGGTGGCAGCCGGCGGCGTGGAGCAG GCGGTGCTGAGGGCTCGGCAGGCGGCCGGCTTCTCCCTGAAGGTGGAGGTGGAGTGCAGCAGCCTGAAGGAGGCCTTGCAGGCAGCCGAGGCCGGGGCAGATGTGGTGATGCTGGACAACTTCAAGCCCGAG GAGCTGCACCCCACGGCGGCTGCGCTGAAAGCCAAGTTCCCCCGGGTGGTTGTGGAAGCCAGTGGGGGAGTCACGCTGGGCAACCTCCCCCAGTTCTGTGGGAGCCACGTTGACGTCATCTCCTTGGGGATGCTGACCCAGGCTGCCCCCGCCCTGGATTTCTCCCTCAAACTGTTCGCTGAAGGGGATACTCCAGTGCCTCATGCCCGCCGGCCCTAA
- the Qprt gene encoding nicotinate-nucleotide pyrophosphorylase [carboxylating] isoform X2 yields the protein MDPEGLQLLLPPTTLAALVNNWLQEDCPGLNFASLVTGSGPSQAALWAKSPGVLAGRPFFDAIFTQLDCRVTWLLPEGSKLVPVVKVAEVRGPAHHLLLGERVALNALARCSGVASAAAAAVEVAKGTGWTGHVAGTRKTTPGFRLVEKYGLLVGGAACHRYDLGGLVMVKDNHVVAAGGVEQAVLRARQAAGFSLKVEVECSSLKEALQAAEAGADVVMLDNFKPEELHPTAAALKAKFPRVVVEASGGVTLGNLPQFCGSHVDVISLGMLTQAAPALDFSLKLFAEGDTPVPHARRP from the exons gcctccagctcctgctgccCCCTACAACCCTGGCAGCCCTGGTCAACAACTGGCTACAGGAAGACTGCCCTGGCCTCAATTTTGCATCCTTGGTCACGGGGTCTGGCCCCTCGCAGGCTGCGCTGTGGGCCAAATCTCCCGGGGTTCTGGCAGGGCGACCTTTCTTTGACGCCATCTTCACTCAACTCGACTGCCGGGTGACCTGGCTCCTCCCGGAAGGGTCAAAGCTGGTGCCCGTGGTCAAGGTGGCCGAGGTCAGGGGACCCGCCCACCACCTGCTGCTGGGGGAGCGGGTGGCCCTGAACGCCCTGGCCCGCTGCAGTGGGGTTGCCAGCGCGGCGGCAGCGGCCGTGGAGGTGGCCAAGGGTACGGGCTGGACCGGACACGTGGCGGGCACGAGGAAGACCACGCCGGGCTTCCGGCTGGTGGAGAAGTACGGGCTCCTGGTGGGCGGGGCCGCGTGCCACCGCTACGACCTGGGAGGGCTGGTGATGGTGAAGGACAACCACGTGGTGGCAGCCGGCGGCGTGGAGCAG GCGGTGCTGAGGGCTCGGCAGGCGGCCGGCTTCTCCCTGAAGGTGGAGGTGGAGTGCAGCAGCCTGAAGGAGGCCTTGCAGGCAGCCGAGGCCGGGGCAGATGTGGTGATGCTGGACAACTTCAAGCCCGAG GAGCTGCACCCCACGGCGGCTGCGCTGAAAGCCAAGTTCCCCCGGGTGGTTGTGGAAGCCAGTGGGGGAGTCACGCTGGGCAACCTCCCCCAGTTCTGTGGGAGCCACGTTGACGTCATCTCCTTGGGGATGCTGACCCAGGCTGCCCCCGCCCTGGATTTCTCCCTCAAACTGTTCGCTGAAGGGGATACTCCAGTGCCTCATGCCCGCCGGCCCTAA